One Pseudomonas muyukensis DNA segment encodes these proteins:
- a CDS encoding MaoC family dehydratase translates to MTQVSNTPYEALEVGQKAEYKKSVQERDIQLFAAMSGDHNPVHLDAEFAAKSMFKERIAHGMFSGALISAAVACTLPGPGTIYLGQQMSFQKPVKIGDTLTVRLEILEKLPKFKVRIATNVYNQNDELVVAGEAEILAPRKQQTVELVSPPAFVAS, encoded by the coding sequence ATGACCCAGGTCAGCAACACGCCTTACGAAGCCCTCGAAGTCGGCCAGAAAGCCGAGTACAAGAAGTCCGTGCAAGAGCGTGACATCCAGCTGTTCGCCGCCATGTCCGGCGACCACAACCCGGTGCACCTGGACGCCGAGTTCGCCGCCAAGAGCATGTTCAAGGAGCGCATCGCCCACGGCATGTTCAGCGGCGCGCTGATCAGCGCCGCGGTGGCCTGCACCCTGCCTGGCCCTGGCACCATCTACCTGGGCCAGCAGATGAGCTTCCAGAAGCCAGTGAAGATCGGCGACACCCTGACCGTGCGCCTGGAAATCCTCGAGAAGCTGCCCAAGTTCAAGGTGCGTATCGCCACCAATGTGTACAACCAGAACGACGAGCTGGTGGTGGCTGGCGAGGCTGAAATCCTCGCGCCGCGCAAGCAGCAGACCGTCGAGCTGGTCAGCCCGCCGGCGTTCGTCGCCAGCTGA
- a CDS encoding RNA polymerase sigma factor encodes MSTERRVRLEVEAVYRRDSRRILATLIRLLGDFDLAEEAMHDAFFIAVERWQRDGIPDNPRAWLVSAGRFKAIDALRRRARFDRSQADLIMLLEGQAQDPGEEQLLADDRLRLIFTCCHPALAADAQVPLTLREVCDLTTEQIAHAFLQSPATIAQRIVRAKAKIREAKIPYQVPERAELPERLETVLRVIYLVFNEGYSASSGDAVTTGELMDEAIRLGRLVAQLLPDAEVLGLLALMLLQASRQQARSDASGELVLLDEQDRRLWDRAQIDEGCQLLQQALRSRQIGPYSLQAAIAAVHAEAPSAEATDWHEIVGLYEVLQRHWPSPVVELNRAAALARRDGAQAGLQAVEAILARGELGDYHLAHAARAELHRQLGNLEQARAAWQQALALTRQGPERRHIERRLRELG; translated from the coding sequence ATGAGCACTGAAAGGCGGGTGCGTCTGGAGGTCGAGGCGGTCTACCGTCGTGACTCCCGGCGCATCCTCGCGACCCTGATTCGCCTCTTGGGGGACTTCGACCTGGCCGAGGAGGCCATGCACGATGCTTTCTTCATCGCCGTCGAGCGCTGGCAGCGCGACGGCATTCCGGACAACCCGCGGGCCTGGCTGGTCTCTGCCGGCCGCTTCAAGGCCATCGACGCCTTGCGCCGGCGGGCGCGCTTCGACCGCTCCCAGGCCGACCTGATCATGCTGCTCGAGGGCCAGGCGCAGGATCCGGGCGAAGAGCAACTGCTGGCCGACGACCGCCTGCGGCTGATCTTCACCTGCTGCCACCCGGCGCTGGCCGCGGACGCCCAGGTGCCATTGACCCTGCGCGAGGTGTGCGACCTGACCACCGAGCAGATCGCCCATGCCTTCCTGCAGAGCCCGGCAACCATCGCCCAGCGCATCGTGCGCGCCAAGGCCAAGATCCGCGAGGCGAAGATCCCCTACCAGGTGCCCGAGCGGGCCGAGCTGCCCGAGCGCCTGGAGACGGTGCTGCGGGTGATCTACCTGGTGTTCAACGAAGGCTACTCAGCGTCCTCGGGCGATGCTGTGACCACCGGCGAACTGATGGACGAGGCCATTCGCCTGGGCCGGCTGGTGGCGCAGTTGCTGCCCGATGCCGAGGTGCTCGGGCTACTGGCGCTGATGCTGCTGCAGGCTTCGCGGCAACAGGCCCGCAGCGACGCAAGTGGCGAGCTGGTGCTGCTCGACGAGCAGGATCGCCGGTTGTGGGACCGGGCGCAGATCGACGAGGGTTGCCAGTTGCTGCAGCAGGCGCTGCGCAGCCGCCAGATCGGCCCCTACAGCTTGCAGGCGGCAATCGCTGCGGTGCATGCCGAGGCGCCCAGTGCCGAGGCGACCGATTGGCACGAGATCGTCGGTTTGTACGAGGTGCTGCAACGGCACTGGCCGTCGCCGGTGGTGGAGCTGAACCGGGCGGCGGCGTTGGCCAGGCGCGATGGCGCGCAGGCAGGGTTGCAGGCGGTCGAGGCGATCCTCGCGCGGGGGGAACTGGGCGACTATCACCTGGCGCATGCCGCGCGGGCCGAGCTGCATCGGCAGTTGGGCAACCTCGAGCAGGCCCGCGCCGCCTGGCAGCAGGCGCTGGCGCTGACCCGCCAGGGGCCGGAGCGCCGGCATATCGAACGGCGCTTGCGCGAGCTGGGGTGA
- a CDS encoding YciI family protein codes for MKYLCLVYCDEALLHSLPDSPEDAECMAYAESIHGSGRMLAAEALKPVQTATTVRVRAGRMSLTDGPFAETKEQLAGFYLVDARDLNEALNIAKGIPAARVGSVEVRPVRELQP; via the coding sequence ATGAAATACCTGTGCCTGGTCTATTGTGACGAAGCGCTGCTGCACAGCTTGCCCGACAGCCCCGAAGACGCCGAGTGCATGGCCTATGCCGAGTCCATCCACGGCTCTGGACGCATGCTCGCCGCCGAGGCGCTCAAGCCGGTGCAGACGGCCACCACGGTACGTGTGCGTGCCGGGCGCATGAGCCTGACCGACGGCCCATTCGCCGAAACCAAGGAGCAACTGGCCGGTTTCTACCTGGTCGATGCCCGCGACCTCAACGAGGCGCTGAACATCGCCAAGGGCATCCCGGCGGCGCGGGTCGGCAGCGTCGAGGTACGGCCGGTACGTGAACTGCAACCCTGA
- a CDS encoding YybH family protein, with the protein MNAAAQTEIRQLIEHWMQAVRERDIERIVQPYADDILAFDAIQALQFKGKAAYRAHWEMCMGYCTGPMVFELAELTVHADGDLGLAHWLNRCGPSDDESQCGFMRATVGYRRSGGQWQVIHEHWSAPFDMQTQKALFNLKP; encoded by the coding sequence ATGAATGCTGCAGCTCAAACCGAGATCCGCCAACTGATCGAGCACTGGATGCAGGCCGTGCGCGAGCGTGACATCGAGCGCATCGTCCAACCCTACGCCGACGACATCCTGGCCTTCGATGCCATCCAGGCCCTGCAGTTCAAAGGCAAGGCCGCCTACCGCGCGCATTGGGAAATGTGCATGGGCTACTGTACCGGGCCGATGGTGTTCGAACTGGCCGAGTTGACCGTGCATGCCGACGGCGACCTGGGCCTGGCCCACTGGCTCAACCGCTGTGGCCCGTCCGACGATGAAAGCCAGTGCGGCTTCATGCGTGCCACCGTTGGCTACCGGCGTAGCGGCGGCCAATGGCAGGTGATCCACGAACACTGGTCGGCGCCGTTCGACATGCAAACCCAGAAGGCCCTGTTCAACCTCAAGCCTTGA
- a CDS encoding LysE family translocator, producing the protein MPFSNGFLLSLSLCLDIGIANIAMITLAMQRGFLQGFWLGLGTCVGDLIYALAALAGMTVLLQFESVRWTLWLGGSALLLWFAVKMLLAAWRGGHLASQGQVVVESGWREFLRGIFLAMSSPSAILWFAAVGGVLISRSGAGSALDAGLFLGGFFAAGLFWCASLCGIASHGGRLLGDRLLTWSYLLSAAIFCYFAGYVIVSGYREFILAVPA; encoded by the coding sequence ATGCCCTTTTCCAACGGTTTTCTTCTGAGCCTGTCCCTGTGCCTGGACATCGGCATTGCCAACATCGCCATGATCACCCTGGCCATGCAACGTGGCTTCCTGCAAGGCTTCTGGTTGGGGCTGGGGACCTGCGTCGGTGACCTGATCTACGCCCTGGCGGCGTTGGCCGGCATGACCGTGCTGCTGCAGTTCGAAAGCGTGCGCTGGACGTTATGGCTGGGTGGTTCGGCGCTGCTGCTGTGGTTCGCGGTGAAAATGCTGCTGGCGGCATGGCGCGGCGGCCACCTGGCGTCGCAGGGCCAGGTGGTGGTCGAGTCGGGCTGGCGCGAGTTCCTGCGCGGGATCTTCCTGGCCATGTCATCGCCCAGCGCGATCCTCTGGTTCGCCGCGGTGGGCGGTGTGCTGATCTCCCGCTCCGGCGCGGGCAGTGCGCTGGATGCCGGCTTGTTCCTCGGCGGTTTCTTTGCCGCGGGCCTGTTCTGGTGCGCCTCGCTGTGTGGCATCGCCAGCCATGGCGGGCGCCTGCTGGGCGATCGCCTGCTGACCTGGTCCTACCTGCTGTCGGCGGCGATTTTCTGCTATTTCGCCGGGTATGTGATTGTGTCGGGTTATCGCGAGTTCATCCTGGCCGTGCCTGCCTGA
- a CDS encoding threonine dehydratase codes for MFDLPALREAAAFVHQHVPPTPQHAWPLLAERVGCEVWVKHENHAPTGAFKVRGGLVYVRSLLAGGQVPRGLVTATRGNHGQSMALAARQAGLPLVIVVPEGNSREKNAAMRALGAELVEHGVDFDVAREEAARLAEARGYAMVPSFHPELVRGVATYALELFEAVAELDCVYVPIGMGSGICGLIQARNLLGLSTEIVGVVSSAADAYARSFEQGRIVTTASADTFADGMACRVPQPQAFALVREHAARIVRVDDREIAEAMRLYHETTHNTAEGAGAAGLAALLQERERQAGKRVAVVLSGANVDRQRYAQVLAE; via the coding sequence ATGTTCGACCTGCCCGCCCTGCGTGAAGCCGCCGCCTTCGTTCACCAGCATGTCCCGCCGACCCCGCAGCACGCCTGGCCGTTGCTGGCCGAGCGGGTGGGCTGCGAGGTGTGGGTCAAGCACGAGAACCATGCCCCTACCGGTGCCTTCAAGGTGCGCGGCGGGCTGGTCTATGTGCGCTCGCTGCTGGCCGGCGGCCAGGTGCCGCGCGGGTTGGTTACCGCCACCCGGGGCAATCACGGCCAGAGCATGGCCCTGGCGGCGCGCCAGGCTGGTTTGCCGCTGGTGATCGTGGTGCCTGAAGGCAACTCGCGGGAGAAGAACGCCGCCATGCGCGCCCTGGGTGCCGAGTTGGTGGAGCATGGCGTGGACTTCGACGTGGCCCGTGAGGAGGCCGCGCGCCTGGCTGAGGCGCGCGGCTATGCGATGGTGCCGTCGTTCCACCCCGAGCTGGTGCGTGGCGTGGCCACCTATGCCCTGGAGCTGTTCGAGGCGGTGGCCGAACTGGATTGCGTGTACGTGCCGATTGGCATGGGCTCGGGCATCTGCGGGCTGATCCAGGCGCGCAACCTGCTGGGGCTGTCCACCGAAATCGTCGGGGTGGTCTCCAGCGCTGCCGATGCCTATGCCCGTAGCTTCGAGCAGGGTCGCATCGTCACCACCGCCAGCGCCGATACCTTCGCCGACGGCATGGCCTGTCGGGTGCCGCAACCGCAGGCGTTTGCCCTGGTGCGCGAACACGCAGCGCGGATCGTGCGGGTCGATGACCGCGAGATCGCCGAGGCCATGCGCCTGTACCACGAAACCACCCACAACACTGCCGAGGGCGCGGGTGCGGCGGGCCTGGCTGCGTTGTTGCAGGAGCGTGAGCGCCAGGCCGGCAAGCGCGTGGCGGTAGTGCTCAGCGGGGCCAATGTCGATCGCCAGCGCTATGCACAGGTGCTGGCGGAATGA
- a CDS encoding PLP-dependent aminotransferase family protein, with product MWLPTLADNEQPRYLALVEAIAAAIEHGELKMGERLPPQRRLAWALGLNPSTTQQAYREAAARHLVAGEVGRGTYVLAGSKEATLFRLKQPDRQQQVIDLSTNVPVADPHNDDLAHSLRDVLEQGQSALLDHYLGPEQLLLGRIHGARWLANRGLALAPEQVLLCGGAQQALILVLQSLCQAGEPVLVEALTAPGIKAACRQLRLPVHGVALDGQGLRPDELDRVARASGARVLVTTPTLHNPTAACMNEARRQALAQVAKRHQLLVIEDDVYGALTDQPPLYPLLDGRGVLISSLSKTVAAGLRLGWIAARPELLEQVDPHAQATHWSVSPLNLHIACQWIADGTAARRLAWQRQELGERWRLARTILGDALVADGVASPHAWLATPTEAETLVARCRAQGVEIVPASVFAVGTDNVPAVRVSLSAARSRAQLKQGLELIRRQLSL from the coding sequence GTGTGGCTTCCCACCCTGGCGGACAACGAGCAACCGCGCTACCTGGCGCTGGTCGAGGCCATCGCCGCCGCTATCGAGCACGGTGAGCTGAAAATGGGCGAGCGTCTGCCGCCACAGCGCCGCCTGGCCTGGGCCCTGGGCCTGAACCCAAGTACCACGCAGCAAGCCTACCGCGAGGCTGCCGCGCGGCACCTGGTCGCCGGCGAGGTGGGGCGCGGCACCTATGTGCTGGCGGGGAGCAAGGAGGCGACGCTGTTCCGGCTCAAGCAACCTGACCGTCAACAGCAGGTGATAGACCTGTCGACCAATGTGCCGGTGGCCGACCCGCACAATGATGACCTGGCGCACAGCTTGCGCGACGTGCTCGAGCAGGGACAAAGCGCCCTGCTCGACCACTACCTGGGGCCAGAGCAACTGCTGCTGGGGCGGATCCACGGGGCTCGCTGGCTGGCCAACCGCGGCCTGGCGCTTGCCCCCGAGCAGGTGCTGCTGTGCGGTGGCGCCCAACAGGCCCTGATCCTGGTTTTGCAGTCGCTGTGCCAGGCGGGCGAACCGGTGCTGGTCGAAGCGCTGACCGCACCGGGCATCAAGGCGGCCTGTCGCCAATTGCGCCTGCCGGTGCATGGCGTGGCCCTCGACGGCCAGGGCCTGCGCCCGGACGAGCTGGACCGGGTCGCCCGCGCCAGCGGCGCGCGGGTGCTGGTGACCACCCCGACCCTGCACAACCCGACCGCGGCCTGCATGAATGAGGCCCGGCGCCAGGCGCTGGCGCAAGTCGCCAAGCGCCACCAACTGTTGGTGATCGAGGATGACGTCTACGGCGCCTTGACCGACCAGCCGCCGCTCTACCCCTTGCTCGACGGCCGCGGCGTGCTGATCAGCAGCTTGTCCAAGACCGTGGCCGCCGGCCTGCGCCTGGGGTGGATCGCCGCCCGGCCAGAGCTGCTGGAACAGGTCGACCCCCACGCCCAGGCCACCCACTGGTCGGTGTCGCCGCTGAACCTGCACATCGCCTGCCAGTGGATCGCCGACGGCACCGCTGCCCGGCGCCTGGCCTGGCAGCGGCAAGAGCTGGGCGAACGTTGGCGCCTGGCGCGGACAATCCTGGGGGACGCGCTAGTGGCCGATGGCGTAGCCTCGCCCCATGCCTGGCTGGCCACGCCAACAGAGGCCGAGACACTGGTTGCGCGCTGCCGCGCCCAAGGGGTGGAGATCGTCCCGGCCAGCGTGTTCGCGGTAGGCACCGACAACGTGCCGGCGGTACGGGTCAGCCTGTCGGCGGCACGCAGCCGGGCCCAACTGAAACAAGGCCTGGAGCTGATACGTCGACAACTGTCGCTGTAG
- a CDS encoding DUF2790 domain-containing protein: MKALLILALVGMSSFALADEVKTASSQPAVEQYDYSTNLDIKRVISLSTIPNVCDVVPATMTYEDHQGQVHTLQYRAMGEGCRLN; encoded by the coding sequence ATGAAAGCCCTACTGATTCTTGCATTGGTCGGTATGTCCTCGTTCGCCCTCGCCGATGAGGTCAAGACCGCCTCCAGCCAACCTGCGGTCGAACAATACGACTACTCCACCAACCTCGACATCAAGCGTGTCATCAGCTTGTCGACCATCCCCAACGTGTGCGACGTGGTGCCTGCCACCATGACCTACGAGGACCATCAGGGCCAGGTGCACACCCTGCAGTACCGCGCCATGGGCGAGGGTTGCCGGCTGAATTGA
- a CDS encoding GNAT family N-acetyltransferase produces MNFSRLAPLQRRLLDHFYRQHGSRMRAAGEGEQWVARAGEIIAGVNLTPVTGGQWLTALFVAPQWRGQHVATRLLDTALRDAPGATWLFCHPDLARFYQNLAFTPAIDLPQALAARLARYQRSKPLMAMVRGQSSATSSPGNSTSV; encoded by the coding sequence ATGAATTTCAGCCGCCTTGCCCCTCTCCAGCGCCGCCTGCTGGATCACTTCTACCGCCAGCATGGCTCACGCATGCGCGCGGCCGGCGAAGGCGAGCAGTGGGTAGCGCGCGCCGGTGAAATCATTGCTGGGGTGAACCTGACCCCTGTCACCGGCGGCCAGTGGCTGACCGCCCTGTTCGTCGCACCGCAATGGCGGGGCCAACACGTGGCCACGCGCCTGCTCGATACTGCGCTGAGAGATGCACCCGGCGCCACCTGGCTGTTCTGCCACCCAGACCTGGCGCGCTTTTACCAGAACCTGGCCTTCACACCCGCCATCGACCTACCCCAAGCCCTGGCCGCGCGCCTGGCCCGCTACCAGCGCAGCAAGCCGCTGATGGCGATGGTCCGCGGTCAGTCGTCGGCCACCTCGAGCCCGGGGAACAGCACCTCGGTGTAG
- the def gene encoding peptide deformylase has translation MIRDILKMGDERLLRIAPPVPEHLLGSAELQQLIDDMFETMAHVGGVGLAAPQVGIDLQLVIFGFERSERYPDAEPVPRTILLNPLITPLAMEVEDGWEGCLSVPGLRGVVPRYKHISYSGIDPEGNPINRFADGFHARVVQHECDHLIGRLYPSRIQDFSKFGYTEVLFPGLEVADD, from the coding sequence ATGATCCGCGACATTCTCAAGATGGGCGATGAACGCCTGCTGCGCATTGCCCCACCGGTACCTGAACACCTGCTCGGCAGCGCCGAACTGCAGCAACTGATCGACGACATGTTCGAGACCATGGCCCATGTCGGCGGTGTCGGCCTGGCCGCGCCGCAGGTGGGCATCGACCTGCAACTGGTGATCTTCGGCTTCGAGCGCAGCGAGCGCTACCCGGACGCCGAGCCGGTGCCGCGGACCATCCTCCTCAACCCGCTGATCACGCCGTTGGCCATGGAGGTCGAGGACGGCTGGGAGGGCTGTTTGTCGGTGCCAGGCCTGCGCGGCGTGGTGCCGCGCTACAAGCACATCAGCTATTCGGGTATCGACCCCGAGGGCAACCCGATCAACCGCTTCGCCGACGGTTTCCACGCGCGGGTGGTGCAGCATGAGTGCGACCACCTGATTGGCCGCCTGTACCCCTCGCGCATCCAGGACTTCAGCAAGTTCGGCTACACCGAGGTGCTGTTCCCCGGGCTCGAGGTGGCCGACGACTGA
- a CDS encoding YihY/virulence factor BrkB family protein has protein sequence MIFPDLRGLPLHRVLVRTVKEFLDDEMSTYASALAYQMLFSLFPFLLFLIALIGFLHLPDFFSWLRLQSELVLPPQALEQVNPVIDQLQQSKGGLLSVGIVIALWTASAGVRLMMSAMNAAYDVPEGRPVWKRFPLSIIYTVGIAGMLLAAAALMVLGPQVMEWIASQVGLEEAVVVVWTILRWPAIIILMMVAVALIYYVMPDVKQKFRFITPGSVLAVVVWIVASLGFAYYVKTFADYNAMYGSIGAIIVLLLYFYISAAVLLLGAEMNAVIEHMSAEGKDPGEKDFNEANPQQSISVLGHEHPVTPEPQTREPNT, from the coding sequence ATGATTTTTCCCGACCTGCGCGGCCTGCCTCTGCACCGCGTGCTGGTGCGCACCGTCAAGGAGTTCCTCGATGACGAGATGTCCACCTATGCCTCCGCGCTGGCCTACCAGATGCTGTTCTCGCTGTTCCCCTTCCTGCTGTTCCTGATCGCCCTGATCGGTTTTTTGCACCTGCCGGACTTTTTCTCCTGGTTGCGCCTGCAATCGGAACTGGTGCTGCCGCCCCAGGCCCTGGAGCAGGTCAACCCGGTGATCGACCAGTTGCAGCAATCCAAGGGCGGCTTGCTCTCGGTGGGTATCGTCATCGCCCTGTGGACCGCCTCGGCCGGCGTGCGCCTGATGATGAGCGCGATGAACGCCGCCTACGATGTGCCGGAGGGCCGCCCGGTGTGGAAGCGCTTCCCGCTGTCGATCATCTACACCGTGGGCATCGCCGGCATGTTGCTGGCCGCCGCCGCGCTGATGGTGCTGGGCCCGCAAGTCATGGAGTGGATCGCCTCCCAGGTCGGGCTGGAGGAAGCGGTGGTGGTGGTCTGGACCATCCTGCGCTGGCCGGCGATCATCATCCTGATGATGGTGGCTGTGGCATTGATCTATTACGTGATGCCCGATGTGAAACAGAAATTTCGCTTCATCACCCCAGGCTCGGTGCTGGCGGTGGTGGTGTGGATCGTCGCCTCGCTGGGCTTTGCCTACTACGTGAAGACCTTTGCCGACTACAACGCCATGTACGGCAGTATCGGCGCGATCATCGTGCTGCTGCTGTACTTCTATATCTCCGCCGCCGTGTTGCTGCTGGGCGCGGAGATGAACGCGGTGATCGAGCATATGTCGGCCGAGGGCAAGGACCCTGGCGAAAAGGACTTCAACGAGGCCAACCCGCAGCAAAGCATTTCCGTGCTCGGCCATGAGCACCCGGTAACCCCCGAACCCCAGACCCGCGAGCCGAACACCTGA
- a CDS encoding CsbD family protein: MSGTKDKAKGLANEAVGNIKQGVGKVTDNDKLRAEGKAQELKGEAQQAVGKVKDAVKKP, from the coding sequence ATGAGTGGCACCAAGGACAAAGCGAAGGGCCTGGCCAACGAGGCCGTGGGCAACATCAAGCAGGGCGTCGGCAAGGTCACCGACAACGACAAGCTGCGCGCCGAAGGCAAGGCCCAGGAGCTCAAGGGCGAGGCGCAACAGGCGGTGGGCAAGGTCAAGGATGCCGTGAAGAAGCCGTGA
- a CDS encoding CvfB family protein — translation MALLGRYNSLQIVKHVEFGLYLDGGADGEILLPRRYFPKDAELELDDWLNVFIYLDSEDQLIATTEKPKMQVGEFASLKVKDINGAGIFLDWGLSKDLLMPYSEESRPLKIGDYCVVHAYLDKRTRRITATAKLDRYLDLAPVDYQVGQPVELLVAGETPMGFKAIINNRHWGLIHKNEVFKFLRSGMHEKGFIKEVRHDGKIALSLQPVGQALADSLHEQIMQRLEAAGGVLPVCDKSDPALISQMFNVSKGNFKKAIGALFKQGRIVIHDDRIERA, via the coding sequence ATGGCTCTGCTTGGGCGTTACAACAGTTTGCAAATCGTGAAACACGTGGAGTTCGGCCTGTACCTGGACGGCGGCGCCGACGGCGAAATCCTCCTGCCGCGGCGTTACTTCCCCAAGGACGCCGAGCTGGAGCTGGATGACTGGCTCAACGTGTTCATCTACCTCGACAGCGAAGACCAGCTGATCGCCACCACCGAGAAGCCGAAGATGCAGGTGGGCGAGTTCGCCAGCCTCAAGGTCAAGGACATAAACGGCGCCGGCATCTTCCTCGATTGGGGGCTGTCAAAGGATTTGCTGATGCCGTACTCGGAAGAGTCCCGGCCATTGAAGATCGGCGACTACTGCGTGGTGCACGCCTACCTGGACAAGCGCACCCGGCGCATCACCGCCACCGCCAAGCTGGATCGCTACCTGGACCTCGCCCCGGTCGACTACCAGGTCGGCCAGCCGGTGGAGCTGCTGGTGGCCGGCGAGACGCCCATGGGCTTCAAGGCGATCATCAACAACCGCCACTGGGGCCTGATCCACAAGAACGAAGTGTTCAAGTTCCTGCGTTCGGGGATGCACGAGAAGGGCTTCATCAAGGAAGTACGCCACGACGGCAAGATCGCCCTGAGCCTGCAACCGGTGGGCCAGGCGTTGGCCGACAGCCTGCACGAGCAGATCATGCAGCGCCTGGAGGCGGCCGGTGGCGTGCTGCCGGTGTGCGACAAGAGCGACCCGGCGCTGATCAGCCAGATGTTCAACGTCAGCAAGGGCAACTTCAAGAAGGCCATCGGCGCGTTGTTCAAGCAGGGCCGGATCGTCATCCATGACGATCGCATCGAGCGGGCCTGA